From a region of the Candidatus Blochmanniella camponoti genome:
- a CDS encoding Fe-Mn family superoxide dismutase — protein MSFILPSLPYPYDALEPFLDEKTMKIHHTKHHQAYIDNANAALIDLPEFSNLPVIELIKKLNHLPNHKKTILRNNAGGHINHSLFWKYLKKNTILQGSLKDAIEYNFSSISSFKDHFEKTAISRFGSGWVWLIKQNDILSIVSTANQDNPLMGADISGTNGYPILGLDVWEHAYYLKYQNRRLDYIRSFWNVVNWDEVYTQFHQV, from the coding sequence ATGAGTTTTATATTACCTTCTTTACCTTATCCATATGATGCTTTAGAGCCATTTCTTGACGAAAAAACTATGAAGATTCATCACACAAAACACCATCAAGCATATATTGATAACGCTAATGCAGCGCTAATTGATTTACCTGAATTTTCCAATCTACCTGTCATAGAATTAATAAAAAAATTAAATCATTTACCTAATCACAAAAAAACTATATTACGTAACAATGCTGGAGGACATATCAATCATAGCCTTTTTTGGAAGTATCTTAAAAAAAATACTATACTTCAAGGATCATTAAAAGATGCAATAGAATATAACTTTTCAAGTATCTCTTCTTTTAAAGATCATTTTGAAAAAACTGCTATCAGTCGTTTTGGATCTGGTTGGGTATGGCTCATAAAACAAAATGATATTTTATCTATAGTATCTACTGCCAATCAAGATAACCCATTAATGGGGGCAGATATCTCCGGAACAAATGGATATCCAATTCTTGGATTGGATGTGTGGGAACATGCTTATTATTTAAAATATCAAAATCGACGTTTAGATTATATTAGATCATTTTGGAATGTAGTCAACTGGGATGAAGTATACACACAATTTCATCAAGTATAA
- a CDS encoding M3 family metallopeptidase, producing MDNNPLLNYSIFPPFSSIKINHVKEAVQKVLTNCYNTVDQIVSEKRVTWDTLYYPLMIAENELQRIWSPITHLNSVQHNLELRKIYEESLPFISEYRNWINQHDGLYKSYQSLQHGDLYQKLSVIQKKVLNNILHNFKLSGIYLSPQKKKIYAYITSRLARLSSNYANNVFDATLGWNKLITEKKLLSGIPDHILEIARLAAQVRGEKGWLFTLQYPSYSSVLLYCDTQELREELYWAFNTRASDQGPNSGKWDNTLVMDEILALRYELAKILGFSTYLEKSLSKRMVQTPKQVFNFLMNLSIQIRSCEYKEFLEIQNFAKKKYSCISLNPWDIAYYREKQKQYFFSIKNEELCCYFPEKTVLHGMFSVVNRIYGITIKEHSNVETWHSDVRFFDIFDEKDKWMGGFYLDIYLRDDKREGAWMDELVGKMYRNNTISQKPIAYLTCNFNRSENQKSSCLLTHHDVMTLFHEFGHVLHHIMTRIDIPEISGVNGVPWDAVELPSQLMEKFCWDHDVLQLISMHYRTKEPLPDYIINNLLKTKTYQSSSYLLRQVIYGLFDLRIHHEYIPGKKNSALKIFNEVIKQVSTHHLSMDWDRFPNSFLHAFSDDYSAGYYSYLWADMLASNVWCRFQELGILNSKIGKSFLNDILALGGTIDLEKCLVKFCTQTMTVEPMLRYYGIAASSDHSMSI from the coding sequence ATGGATAATAATCCGTTATTAAATTATTCTATATTTCCTCCATTTTCTTCTATTAAGATAAATCATGTAAAAGAAGCTGTACAAAAGGTTTTGACTAATTGTTATAATACGGTAGATCAGATTGTATCCGAAAAACGTGTAACTTGGGATACGTTATATTATCCGTTGATGATTGCGGAAAATGAATTGCAACGCATTTGGTCTCCGATAACACATTTAAATTCTGTACAGCATAATTTAGAATTACGTAAGATTTATGAAGAAAGTCTACCATTTATTTCTGAATATAGAAACTGGATTAATCAACATGATGGATTGTATAAATCTTATCAATCATTACAACATGGAGATCTTTATCAAAAGTTGAGCGTAATACAGAAAAAAGTATTAAACAATATTTTACATAATTTTAAGTTATCGGGGATTTATTTATCTCCACAGAAAAAAAAAATATATGCATATATAACTTCTAGATTGGCCCGATTAAGTTCAAATTATGCTAATAATGTATTTGATGCAACGTTAGGTTGGAACAAGTTAATTACTGAAAAAAAATTACTATCTGGGATACCAGATCATATATTGGAGATTGCTCGTTTAGCAGCACAAGTTCGTGGAGAAAAAGGATGGTTATTTACACTGCAATACCCTAGTTATTCTTCAGTTCTTTTGTATTGCGATACCCAAGAACTCAGAGAAGAGTTATATTGGGCTTTTAATACCCGTGCTTCTGATCAAGGACCTAATAGTGGGAAATGGGATAATACTTTAGTAATGGATGAAATTCTTGCATTACGCTATGAGTTAGCAAAAATTTTAGGATTTAGCACTTATCTTGAAAAATCTTTGTCAAAAAGAATGGTACAGACTCCAAAACAAGTATTTAATTTTCTTATGAATTTATCTATCCAGATACGTTCTTGTGAATATAAGGAATTTTTAGAAATACAAAATTTTGCTAAAAAAAAATATTCTTGTATATCTTTAAATCCATGGGATATTGCATATTATAGAGAGAAACAGAAACAATATTTTTTTTCTATTAAAAATGAAGAACTATGTTGTTATTTTCCTGAAAAAACAGTACTTCATGGAATGTTTTCAGTAGTGAATCGTATTTACGGAATTACTATTAAAGAGCATTCTAATGTAGAAACATGGCATTCTGATGTACGATTTTTTGATATTTTTGATGAAAAAGATAAATGGATGGGAGGGTTTTATTTAGATATATATCTTAGAGATGATAAACGTGAGGGTGCTTGGATGGATGAGTTAGTAGGCAAGATGTATCGAAATAATACTATTAGCCAAAAACCTATCGCATACTTAACTTGTAACTTTAATCGTTCAGAGAATCAAAAATCATCATGTTTGTTAACGCATCATGATGTGATGACTTTATTCCATGAATTTGGCCATGTACTACATCATATCATGACACGCATTGATATTCCGGAAATATCTGGAGTTAATGGAGTACCTTGGGATGCAGTAGAATTACCTAGTCAACTTATGGAAAAATTTTGTTGGGACCATGATGTATTACAATTAATTTCTATGCATTATCGCACAAAAGAACCGCTACCTGATTATATAATAAATAATTTGTTAAAAACAAAAACATATCAATCATCATCTTATCTTTTACGTCAAGTGATATATGGGTTATTTGATTTACGAATACATCATGAATATATTCCAGGAAAAAAAAATAGTGCATTAAAAATATTTAACGAAGTAATAAAACAGGTATCAACGCATCATCTCTCAATGGATTGGGATCGTTTCCCTAACTCTTTTCTACATGCTTTTTCTGATGATTATTCTGCGGGGTATTATAGTTATTTATGGGCAGATATGTTAGCATCTAACGTTTGGTGTCGTTTTCAAGAATTAGGTATTCTTAATTCGAAAATAGGGAAATCATTTCTTAATGACATCCTTGCGTTGGGGGGTACTATCGATTTGGAAAAATGTCTTGTAAAATTTTGTACACAAACTATGACAGTAGAACCTATGCTAAGGTATTATGGGATCGCTGCTTCTTCTGACCATTCCATGTCAATATAA
- the ubiA gene encoding 4-hydroxybenzoate octaprenyltransferase has translation MSNRLLFIKKCYNLAQLMRINQPIGFFLLLWPTLWGLWLSHKGIPDKVVLIVFVVGAFCMRSAGCIINDYVDYDIDSHVQRTKTRPLSSGMITKKEALVVLAILLFIAFILVLSLNFITIFLSAVALILSWIYPYLKRYTYFPQVMLGILFSWPILMAFTAINNPINSTACLLFLMNTVWTIVYDTQYAMIDREDDIYVGIKSSAVLFGDMDKFLIGILQLCIVFILGIIGWKERFTVEFYFFSLFGVIILFMWQQILINKRKRIRYFQAFLSNNYVGMLVFIGIASSFY, from the coding sequence ATGTCAAACAGGCTTTTGTTTATTAAAAAGTGCTATAATCTAGCACAGTTAATGCGTATTAATCAACCTATTGGGTTTTTTCTATTACTATGGCCTACTTTATGGGGGCTGTGGTTATCACACAAAGGTATCCCTGACAAAGTTGTTTTGATAGTGTTTGTTGTTGGAGCATTTTGTATGCGTTCTGCAGGTTGTATAATCAATGATTATGTTGATTATGATATCGATAGTCATGTTCAACGTACTAAAACGCGTCCTTTATCATCTGGAATGATCACGAAAAAAGAGGCGTTAGTGGTGTTAGCGATACTTCTTTTTATTGCATTCATATTGGTTTTAAGTTTGAATTTTATTACTATCTTTTTATCTGCAGTAGCTCTGATATTATCTTGGATCTATCCGTATCTTAAAAGATATACTTATTTTCCCCAAGTAATGTTAGGAATATTGTTTAGTTGGCCTATTTTAATGGCGTTTACTGCAATTAATAATCCCATAAATAGTACTGCTTGCTTATTATTTCTAATGAATACTGTATGGACAATAGTATATGATACGCAATATGCTATGATAGATCGAGAAGATGATATATATGTTGGAATAAAGTCATCTGCTGTATTATTTGGTGATATGGATAAATTTTTAATAGGAATATTGCAGTTATGTATTGTATTTATATTAGGAATTATTGGATGGAAGGAGCGATTTACTGTAGAATTTTATTTTTTTTCATTATTTGGTGTCATCATATTGTTTATGTGGCAACAAATATTAATTAACAAAAGAAAACGAATAAGATATTTTCAAGCTTTTTTGAGTAATAATTATGTAGGTATGTTAGTGTTCATAGGTATTGCTTCAAGTTTCTATTAA
- a CDS encoding inorganic phosphate transporter, which produces MSHFLFNLEIHISTMLILALILVFVYEAINGFHDTANSVVTVIYTCALRSHSAVLMSGIFNFLGVTLSGLSVAYTIIHLLPTHFFMNTNANHILAMIFSTLFAAILWNLGTWYFRLPTSSSHTLIGTLIGIGLVHAIITHCPMMQGLNIPKLINIFLSLIISPIIGLTLARIMMLILCRYWNNNKKHKNIHITPTQQTQKYGRPQPSLWTRTILILSAAGVSFSHGANDGQKGIGLIMLLLIGVAPANFMLNMHASSHEISRTRNAVNNFYEYYTQHYNNFKTIMPSEITSMPISLALNQLKVIVPSIKDSTQIFVNNNNVTYFNKCLSTSETEIQLRKIFNDLSLTLTIINNALLLLENLDSYAQLNIDQRSQMRQLLIYIVDILDQIIVLPETSYKNKNFLKHLKEHLLHTIEYAPTWIILAVALSLSLGTIIGWKRVATTIGEKIGKKEMTYAQGLSAQLTTAISIGTASYAGMPVSTTHVLSSSITGSMLIRGWGVQGKTIKNILITWSLTVPVSIVLSGSFYWATLRLLHKYIQI; this is translated from the coding sequence ATGTCACATTTTCTCTTTAACTTAGAAATACACATCAGCACTATGTTGATTCTGGCATTGATTCTCGTATTTGTTTATGAAGCCATTAATGGGTTTCATGATACTGCTAATTCTGTAGTCACTGTAATTTATACCTGTGCGTTACGTTCTCATAGCGCAGTGTTAATGTCGGGAATATTTAATTTTTTAGGCGTAACATTGAGCGGCTTAAGTGTTGCATATACAATTATCCATTTACTTCCTACACATTTTTTTATGAATACCAATGCTAACCATATTTTAGCTATGATTTTTTCCACATTATTTGCAGCAATACTATGGAATCTTGGAACGTGGTATTTCAGGTTACCTACTTCTAGTTCTCATACTTTAATTGGAACATTAATTGGGATCGGATTAGTTCACGCAATCATTACGCATTGTCCAATGATGCAAGGATTGAACATTCCAAAATTAATTAATATTTTTTTATCACTAATAATATCACCAATAATAGGTTTGACACTAGCTAGAATAATGATGTTAATATTATGTAGATATTGGAATAACAACAAAAAACATAAAAACATTCATATTACTCCAACTCAACAAACACAAAAATATGGAAGACCCCAACCATCATTATGGACGCGTACTATATTAATTTTATCTGCAGCTGGAGTTAGTTTTTCTCATGGAGCAAACGATGGGCAAAAAGGAATTGGACTTATTATGTTACTATTAATAGGAGTAGCTCCGGCAAACTTTATGCTGAATATGCATGCTAGCAGTCATGAAATCTCTCGTACTCGAAATGCCGTTAATAATTTTTATGAATATTATACTCAACACTATAACAATTTTAAAACTATCATGCCATCAGAAATAACATCTATGCCTATATCATTAGCATTAAATCAACTAAAAGTTATTGTTCCTTCCATTAAAGACTCTACGCAAATTTTTGTAAATAACAATAACGTAACATATTTTAATAAATGTCTGTCTACTTCAGAAACAGAGATACAACTAAGAAAAATTTTTAATGATTTATCACTAACTCTTACTATTATTAATAACGCTTTATTATTACTTGAAAATTTAGATAGTTATGCGCAATTAAATATAGATCAACGCTCCCAAATGAGACAATTACTCATATATATAGTAGATATTTTAGATCAAATCATAGTGCTTCCAGAAACCTCATATAAAAATAAAAATTTTCTTAAACATTTAAAAGAACATTTGCTGCACACAATTGAATACGCACCCACTTGGATTATTTTAGCTGTTGCATTGTCATTATCTCTAGGAACGATCATTGGATGGAAACGAGTTGCTACTACTATTGGTGAAAAAATAGGAAAAAAAGAGATGACTTATGCACAAGGTTTATCAGCCCAATTAACTACAGCTATTTCCATAGGTACAGCAAGTTATGCTGGTATGCCTGTTTCCACGACTCATGTGTTATCTTCATCCATTACGGGAAGCATGCTAATTCGTGGATGGGGGGTGCAGGGGAAAACAATAAAAAATATATTAATAACTTGGTCATTAACTGTGCCTGTTTCTATCGTACTAAGCGGGAGTTTTTATTGGGCTACATTGCGATTATTACATAAATATATTCAAATATAA
- the zur gene encoding zinc uptake transcriptional repressor Zur — MNTNIQKILTQIKKLCEQRCVRLTPQRLAVLRLMSQYNGAISAYDLLHLLRQSSLPHAKPSTIYRALNFLLAQGFIHRIESTNSFMLCRYFFELSHNFAFFICKSCKQVTEQTTKGIEEILQNMAKITGFTMFNNIIEAHGLCPKCINLKLRPHFKP; from the coding sequence ATGAATACTAATATCCAAAAAATATTAACTCAAATTAAAAAACTATGCGAACAACGATGTGTGCGTTTGACACCGCAACGCTTGGCAGTATTACGATTGATGTCCCAGTATAACGGAGCTATAAGCGCTTATGATTTACTGCATTTACTACGACAATCTTCATTACCGCATGCAAAACCTTCCACTATTTATCGTGCTTTAAACTTTCTGTTAGCACAAGGATTTATTCATCGTATTGAATCTACCAATAGTTTTATGTTATGCCGCTATTTTTTTGAATTATCACATAATTTTGCTTTCTTTATTTGTAAGAGTTGCAAACAAGTTACCGAACAAACGACAAAAGGAATCGAAGAAATTTTACAAAATATGGCTAAAATTACAGGATTTACTATGTTTAATAACATTATTGAAGCACACGGACTATGTCCGAAATGTATTAACCTGAAATTACGACCACATTTTAAACCCTAA